The sequence CCATGCACTATAGAATGAAAGAATCCTGGATAAGTTCTGATAATATCTATGTTCAATGCAGAACTATTATCTATTACGGGGTATTTATTGCCAACCTTTATTGATATACCTGTCACATTGTAATACTGTGATAAGATTTTCTGAAAAGCTATAATTCTTGCTACGTGTGAGCCGCCTACTGGTGGAAACGCTTGGGCCACAATATATATTTCGTCTTTCATTTGTGAACTCCTACCTGTTCTTCTTTGTTATATCGTACGAATACAAATAATATAAATGGATATACAAGAATAGATAGGATTATGTCGAGTTGTCCCACAAGATTCTCCCTGAAAAGGAATAGAACTGTCGTTACAAATATTGCGCCTAACCCGGCCATTGGAATAGCTCTCACTATACATAGAGTTGTGATAAAAGATATTAGGAACATGAATATTGCAACACCAATATATCCATAATCATTAAAAAAATCGAAATAAGCGGGACTGGTGTTAAATTTTACATCCTCGGATATATTACAGAATGACTTCGTTACATTATCTTTGCTGTTTCCAAGTCGATTGATAGCAGTGTAAATAATTGGTATCGCATTCCCTTTTTCAAGCGACTCTCCTCTCTGAGATATGCATTCGGTATACGCGAGATTACCAGAAAAATAGAGAGAACCATCTCTAATTCCTGAAATCAAGGGTGAATCAGAGGTGGTCTTATTAGTGCTAACTTGTACATAACCAAAGATAAATATTATCAATAGGGCAGCAAACGAAATGGGAATTATAGATTTGAATGTACCCCATATTGAGCGGGATATGCTAAGATATGCCATAATATAAAAAAATAATTGATATATCAATATAGATCGCCTAACACCTATCAAGGTCAGCGTAAACAGAAAACAGAATATGTATAAAATTCTTTTGGCATGAGGAATTTTAGAATATGAAGCCGCTGTAAAACAAAGAAGGCCAGCAGGAATAGCTAGGCGTGCCATTCTGCCGTATATGCCGAGCGAGGGTATATTTGGATCGCTGAAAGCAATATTTAGATC is a genomic window of Deinococcus sp. KNUC1210 containing:
- a CDS encoding O-antigen polymerase, whose amino-acid sequence is MNTVIFPWSAMVVILASLMLTLYKRDGLVLTISYVVIFLVAPLSSIIAFPNFNYNTILPILVAAHTFFFFGLFFGFALKVKARPAYWEAMIIYNKRLLYFIVTLLFIVILGNLGVYSIIFSHYSIKSLNDLNIAFSDPNIPSLGIYGRMARLAIPAGLLCFTAASYSKIPHAKRILYIFCFLFTLTLIGVRRSILIYQLFFYIMAYLSISRSIWGTFKSIIPISFAALLIIFIFGYVQVSTNKTTSDSPLISGIRDGSLYFSGNLAYTECISQRGESLEKGNAIPIIYTAINRLGNSKDNVTKSFCNISEDVKFNTSPAYFDFFNDYGYIGVAIFMFLISFITTLCIVRAIPMAGLGAIFVTTVLFLFRENLVGQLDIILSILVYPFILFVFVRYNKEEQVGVHK